The following nucleotide sequence is from Streptomyces bathyalis.
CCGCGGCCTGTTCGGCAAGCGCAGCAAGGAGATCGACCTCGACGCCTCGGCGGTGCTCTTCGCGGGCACGGAGCCCAAGGACGTCGTCTTCTTCCGGCACCTGGTCAGCGACGACGGCTCCGTCAGGCACACCGGCGACAACCTCGTCGGCGGTGCCGGTCAGGGCGGCGACGACGAGGCGATCACGGTGGACCTGCAGCGCGTTCCGGTCCACATCGACCAGATCGTCTTCACGGTCAACTCCTTCACGGGGCAGACCTTCGCTGAGGTGGAGAACGCCTTCTGCCGCCTGGTCGACGAGACCAACGGCGAGGAGCTGGCGCGGTACACGCTCACCGGCGGCGGCGAGTACACCGCGCAGATCATGGCCAAGGTGCACCGGCAGGGCAACGGCTGGCAGATGACGGCCGTCGGCGCACCGACCAACGGCCGTACGTTCCAGGACCTGATGCCCGCGATGGTGCCCCACCTCTGAGCCGGGGCAGCGGCAGGCAGCAAGGGGGCGCGGCCGCGGCGGCAGCGGCGGTCGTGGCCGGACCGTGAGACTTGGGGGGAGAGGATGACGGCCGAGCTGGTACGAGGGCAGAACCACCCCTTGCCCGGAGCCCGTCTGGAGATCCGGGTGTCCGTGGAGCGGCCGGTCATCGCCGGTGCGACGCTCAATGACGAGCACGGCAGGATGCGGGAAGAGACGTGGATAGCTCACCCGGCCCGGCCGCAGCTGCCCGGGCTGGAGGTGTCGCGGCAGGCCGCGGCCGAGCACCGGCTGGCCGTGGATCTCGACGCCCTTCCCGGCGAAGTCCACCGCGTCAACGTGCTGCTGGCTCTGC
It contains:
- a CDS encoding TerD family protein — protein: MSVNLSKGQAISLTKNDGGDLSAVRMGLGWKAAPRRGLFGKRSKEIDLDASAVLFAGTEPKDVVFFRHLVSDDGSVRHTGDNLVGGAGQGGDDEAITVDLQRVPVHIDQIVFTVNSFTGQTFAEVENAFCRLVDETNGEELARYTLTGGGEYTAQIMAKVHRQGNGWQMTAVGAPTNGRTFQDLMPAMVPHL